The following are from one region of the Girardinichthys multiradiatus isolate DD_20200921_A chromosome 9, DD_fGirMul_XY1, whole genome shotgun sequence genome:
- the LOC124874296 gene encoding regulator of G-protein signaling 1-like isoform X2, with translation MPKLLFSKIRFSDIKDLLPNVQRPKSWKTDHKLDLSLEKLLRDKKFRAPFRSFLESEFSEENLDFWLACEDYRSTSDILKWRAEKIYEEFIRPTAHREINVDHCIREKIQESLKKPSRRCFDEAQKHVYLLMLRDSCPRFLHSDAYLSLKCKSRTQWYI, from the exons ATGCCCAAGCTTCTGTTTTCCAAGATTCGGTTTAGTGATATAAAGGATTTATTACCAAATGTACAGCGGCCAAAAAG ctGGAAGACTGACCATAAACTTGACCTGTCTCTGGAAaaattactaagagataaaa agttcagagcacctttCCGCTCTTTCCTGGAATCTGAGTTCAGTGAGGAAAACCTTGATTTCTGGCTCGCATGCGAAGATTATAGGTCAACTTCAGACATCCTGAAATGGAGAGCTGAGAAGATCTACGAGGAGTTCATCAGACCTACAGCGCACAGAGAG ATCAATGTAGACCACTGCATCAGAGAGAAGATCCAGGAGTCACTGAAGAAACCAAGTCGACGCTGCTTTGATGAGGCCCAAAAACATGTTTACCTGCTGATGCTAAGAGACTCTTGTCCCAGATTCCTTCACTCAGATGCTTACCTGAGTCTAAAGTGCAAATCTAGGACTCAGTGGTATATTTAG
- the LOC124874296 gene encoding regulator of G-protein signaling 5-like isoform X1: MPKLLFSKIRFSDIKDLLPNVQRPKRIDIVLSRRMRNNNIWRFGQNLDDETCPSNLHWKTDHKLDLSLEKLLRDKKFRAPFRSFLESEFSEENLDFWLACEDYRSTSDILKWRAEKIYEEFIRPTAHREINVDHCIREKIQESLKKPSRRCFDEAQKHVYLLMLRDSCPRFLHSDAYLSLKCKSRTQWYI; this comes from the exons ATGCCCAAGCTTCTGTTTTCCAAGATTCGGTTTAGTGATATAAAGGATTTATTACCAAATGTACAGCGGCCAAAAAG GATTGATATTGTTCTAAGTCGGAGGATGAGAAACAACAACATATGGCGGTTTGGTCAAAATTTAGATGATGAGACATGTCCTTCAAACCTCCA ctGGAAGACTGACCATAAACTTGACCTGTCTCTGGAAaaattactaagagataaaa agttcagagcacctttCCGCTCTTTCCTGGAATCTGAGTTCAGTGAGGAAAACCTTGATTTCTGGCTCGCATGCGAAGATTATAGGTCAACTTCAGACATCCTGAAATGGAGAGCTGAGAAGATCTACGAGGAGTTCATCAGACCTACAGCGCACAGAGAG ATCAATGTAGACCACTGCATCAGAGAGAAGATCCAGGAGTCACTGAAGAAACCAAGTCGACGCTGCTTTGATGAGGCCCAAAAACATGTTTACCTGCTGATGCTAAGAGACTCTTGTCCCAGATTCCTTCACTCAGATGCTTACCTGAGTCTAAAGTGCAAATCTAGGACTCAGTGGTATATTTAG